A window of the Vallitalea longa genome harbors these coding sequences:
- a CDS encoding DUF58 domain-containing protein yields MVSKELIKKIREIEIKSNKIVEEIFSGEYRSGFKGKGMEFDDIRQYYHGDDVRNIDWNVTARHNKAFVKQFCEERELNMFLIIDMSKSSDFGNKKELIAQIGATLALSACKNNDKVGIMLFTEEVEKWIPSKNGRKHVLSIIENILDFKPKLNGTNLSKALQYFNKVEKKRSVVFVISDFLDEGYKKDLNITAKRHDLVMVRVIDRSEEVIPKGAIFTFEDLETGEVIALDNLKKEYRLDNNIKMYRRNTINIYTDEDYYKPLKQFFRRRGNR; encoded by the coding sequence ATGGTATCAAAAGAATTGATTAAGAAAATAAGAGAAATAGAGATAAAATCAAATAAAATAGTTGAAGAAATATTTTCAGGAGAATATCGTTCAGGTTTCAAAGGAAAAGGGATGGAATTTGATGATATCAGACAGTACTATCATGGTGATGATGTAAGGAATATTGATTGGAATGTTACTGCACGCCATAATAAAGCATTTGTAAAACAGTTTTGTGAAGAACGAGAACTCAATATGTTTTTGATTATTGACATGTCAAAATCCAGTGATTTCGGTAACAAAAAAGAATTAATAGCTCAGATTGGTGCTACATTGGCATTATCGGCTTGCAAAAATAATGATAAAGTAGGTATTATGTTATTTACTGAAGAGGTGGAAAAATGGATTCCATCCAAGAACGGTAGGAAGCATGTTCTGTCAATTATAGAAAATATTCTCGATTTCAAACCTAAGTTGAACGGTACTAATCTTTCAAAGGCTTTACAGTATTTTAATAAAGTCGAGAAAAAAAGAAGTGTAGTATTCGTCATATCAGATTTCCTTGATGAAGGATACAAAAAGGATTTGAATATAACTGCAAAAAGACATGATTTAGTAATGGTTCGTGTTATTGACAGATCAGAAGAAGTGATACCAAAAGGAGCTATATTCACTTTTGAAGATCTGGAAACAGGAGAAGTTATTGCACTTGATAATCTAAAGAAAGAGTATAGATTAGATAATAATATTAAAATGTATAGAAGAAATACCATTAATATCTATACTGATGAGGATTATTACAAACCGTTAAAACAATTTTTTAGAAGAAGGGGTAATAGATGA